The following are encoded together in the Deltaproteobacteria bacterium genome:
- a CDS encoding phosphotransferase family protein, whose translation MAGASAHPGDGEVAGIRREAVERFFAENVPGADGPLRFSLISGGRSNLTYRVEAGSEAGGCWVLRRPPLGHVLPTAHDMAREHRVLAALAGTGVPVPRPLALCTDPAVNDAPFYVMEHRSGVVLADHLPEGYAATAPDRRRIGDALIDVLARLHAVDFRAVGLADFGRPEGYLERQVRRWAQQWERSRTGPLPAIEELQHRLAAALPGSPAPALVHGDYRLGNLALDPADPGRVVAVYDWEMATLGDPLADLGYTLIYWAEPGEPDAGRLLPAVTAAPGFATRAGLVERYARASGRDVAQVDFYQVLALYKLAVISEGIYARWKMGKTLGEGFDAVVRAAGPIAERALAIAARSADPKLRG comes from the coding sequence ATGGCCGGGGCGAGCGCACACCCGGGCGACGGCGAGGTCGCCGGCATCCGCCGCGAGGCGGTCGAGCGCTTCTTCGCCGAGAACGTCCCGGGTGCCGACGGACCCCTGCGCTTCTCGCTGATCAGCGGCGGGCGCTCGAACCTGACCTACCGGGTGGAGGCCGGGAGCGAGGCCGGCGGGTGCTGGGTGCTGCGCAGGCCTCCGCTCGGCCACGTGCTGCCCACGGCGCACGACATGGCGCGCGAGCACCGCGTGCTGGCGGCGCTCGCCGGCACCGGCGTCCCCGTGCCGCGACCGCTGGCGCTCTGCACGGACCCCGCGGTCAACGACGCGCCCTTCTACGTGATGGAGCACCGGAGCGGCGTCGTCCTCGCGGACCACCTGCCCGAGGGCTACGCCGCGACGGCCCCCGACCGGCGGCGCATCGGCGACGCGCTGATCGACGTACTCGCGCGCCTGCACGCGGTCGACTTCCGCGCGGTCGGGCTCGCCGACTTCGGGCGGCCCGAGGGCTACCTGGAGCGCCAGGTGCGGCGCTGGGCGCAGCAGTGGGAGCGCTCGCGGACGGGGCCCCTGCCCGCGATCGAGGAGCTCCAGCACCGGCTCGCCGCCGCGCTGCCCGGCTCGCCGGCTCCGGCCCTCGTGCACGGCGACTACCGGCTCGGGAACCTGGCGCTCGACCCGGCCGACCCGGGCCGGGTCGTCGCGGTCTACGACTGGGAGATGGCGACGCTCGGCGATCCGCTCGCGGACCTCGGCTACACCCTGATCTACTGGGCCGAGCCCGGGGAGCCGGACGCGGGCCGCCTGCTTCCGGCCGTGACCGCCGCCCCGGGCTTCGCGACGCGCGCCGGGCTGGTCGAGCGCTACGCGCGCGCGAGCGGCCGCGACGTCGCGCAGGTCGACTTCTACCAGGTGCTCGCGCTCTACAAGCTCGCGGTCATCAGCGAGGGCATCTACGCGCGCTGGAAGATGGGCAAGACGCTCGGCGAGGGCTTCGACGCCGTCGTGCGCGCGGCCGGCCCGATCGCGGAGCGCGCGCTCGCGATCGCCGCGCGCTCGGCCGACCCGAAGCTGCGCGGGTGA
- a CDS encoding MtrB/PioB family outer membrane beta-barrel protein: MSVRSARLWIAATLLAAASAAPAAAQPAPARGTRLEPAAIDPSSKVDPYGMSALLSKRRRSPSGWLYPWPLEPWRGTALGGGWLGSGSVAMGALLEGGETDEARYGRYADWHNGFWLRWLDAQLVAPRDGWLARIAAGEVGRDDASYRFELTRPGLVRLRGSWSRIPVVYADDAHVLFEGAGGSNLTLPAGLTPGATPPAALGPAFAQVGETELSVEHDERRIELELRPSEDWRLFARYGEDERDGAKPFGGSLGYPSTLASLVETVEPVDQITRRASTGVEWSGKGVQANARYELSLFRNRDGALAFDVPFAIDPNVARSRFALAPDNLWQQARGELALALPWSGRFVGTASWSRARQDDDLLPPTINGGSVGRGPFGSVDLDLWSQPGSRARSHADAGIDQLLLDGSLQLSPWRPLRLSARLRFLDHDDDTAYTAWNPLAGRIGYVAEDGGLEAQTSQRRVFEPGRRLVEDFRYASLPTTYRTRLARVAADWRALGRTRVDASLEQEAIQREHRERDETREARARLAVVSRDLAPLTLRLSGEFAKRTGSSYDSFFLADTFVSSLPGYLGSEAPYTLTDLRMHDLAARTRRRAELRVHWQAREDMDAAWTAGVRDDGYPSDFGLTSERALDASSEWGWQPSPRASLSAWYGFAWRERRQRSIADAAAPGSAGGAGSAMFPLANVWRLESSELSHAAGLTGTIQLHPRVALESAYTFLTTETRLDYEPASAGALVPGVTLAEAGDSFPTLRLREHVTSAQLRVTIAAHLEAGALYRFEHARIDDFHQSGLTPLSDPGSIFLADVDRSFAAHLFGAWLRVGF, translated from the coding sequence ATGAGCGTGCGATCGGCACGCCTGTGGATCGCGGCGACCCTGCTCGCCGCGGCCAGCGCGGCACCGGCCGCCGCGCAGCCCGCTCCCGCCCGCGGCACGCGGCTCGAGCCCGCCGCGATCGACCCGTCGAGCAAGGTCGATCCCTACGGCATGAGCGCGCTCCTCTCCAAGCGGCGGCGCTCGCCGAGCGGCTGGCTCTACCCCTGGCCCCTCGAGCCGTGGCGCGGCACGGCGCTCGGCGGCGGCTGGCTCGGCAGCGGCTCGGTCGCGATGGGCGCGCTCCTCGAGGGCGGCGAGACCGACGAGGCGCGCTACGGCCGCTACGCGGACTGGCACAACGGGTTCTGGCTGCGCTGGCTCGACGCCCAGCTCGTCGCGCCCCGCGACGGCTGGCTCGCGCGCATCGCCGCCGGCGAGGTCGGCCGCGACGACGCGAGCTACCGCTTCGAGCTCACCCGCCCGGGCCTCGTGCGCCTGCGCGGCTCGTGGTCACGGATCCCCGTCGTCTACGCGGACGACGCGCACGTGCTCTTCGAGGGCGCGGGCGGCAGCAACCTCACGCTCCCCGCCGGCCTCACGCCGGGCGCAACGCCACCCGCCGCGCTCGGGCCGGCCTTCGCACAGGTCGGCGAGACGGAGCTCTCGGTCGAACACGACGAGCGCCGGATCGAGCTCGAGCTGCGCCCGAGCGAGGACTGGAGGCTCTTCGCGCGTTACGGCGAGGACGAGCGCGACGGCGCGAAGCCCTTCGGCGGATCGCTCGGCTATCCGAGCACCCTCGCGTCGCTGGTGGAGACGGTGGAGCCGGTGGACCAGATCACGCGCCGCGCCAGCACGGGTGTCGAGTGGTCCGGCAAGGGCGTGCAGGCGAACGCGCGCTACGAGCTCTCGCTGTTCCGCAATCGCGACGGGGCGCTCGCCTTCGACGTGCCGTTTGCGATCGACCCTAACGTCGCGCGCTCGCGCTTCGCGCTCGCACCCGACAACCTGTGGCAGCAGGCGCGCGGCGAGCTGGCGCTCGCACTGCCGTGGAGCGGCCGCTTCGTCGGCACGGCCTCGTGGAGCCGCGCGCGACAGGACGACGACCTGTTGCCGCCCACGATCAACGGCGGCAGCGTCGGCAGGGGGCCATTCGGAAGTGTCGACCTGGACCTCTGGAGCCAGCCGGGCAGCCGCGCCCGCAGCCACGCGGACGCCGGCATCGACCAGCTCCTGCTCGACGGCTCGCTGCAGCTCTCCCCCTGGCGCCCGCTGCGCCTCTCCGCGCGCCTCCGCTTCCTCGACCACGACGACGACACGGCCTACACCGCGTGGAATCCGCTCGCCGGGCGCATCGGCTACGTCGCCGAGGACGGCGGACTCGAGGCGCAGACCTCGCAGCGCCGCGTCTTCGAGCCCGGCCGGCGGCTGGTCGAGGACTTCCGCTACGCGAGCCTGCCGACCACCTACCGCACGCGGCTCGCGCGCGTCGCGGCCGACTGGCGTGCGCTCGGGCGCACGCGCGTCGACGCCTCGCTCGAGCAGGAGGCGATCCAACGCGAGCACCGCGAGCGTGACGAGACGCGCGAGGCCCGCGCGCGCCTGGCGGTCGTGAGCCGCGACCTGGCGCCGCTCACGCTGCGCCTCTCCGGCGAGTTCGCAAAGCGCACGGGCAGCTCCTACGACTCCTTCTTCCTCGCCGACACCTTCGTCTCGAGCCTGCCCGGCTACCTCGGCAGCGAGGCGCCCTACACGCTCACGGATCTGCGCATGCACGACCTGGCGGCGCGCACGCGGCGGCGCGCCGAGCTGCGCGTCCACTGGCAGGCGCGCGAGGACATGGACGCGGCCTGGACCGCGGGCGTGCGCGACGACGGGTACCCGTCGGACTTCGGGTTGACGAGCGAGCGTGCCCTCGACGCCTCGAGCGAGTGGGGCTGGCAGCCCTCCCCGCGCGCGAGCCTGTCCGCGTGGTACGGCTTCGCCTGGCGCGAGCGGCGCCAGCGCAGCATCGCCGACGCGGCCGCGCCGGGCAGCGCCGGCGGCGCCGGCAGCGCCATGTTCCCGCTCGCGAACGTCTGGCGCCTGGAGAGCAGCGAGCTCTCGCACGCCGCCGGCCTCACCGGGACGATCCAGCTCCATCCGCGCGTGGCGCTCGAGAGCGCCTACACCTTCCTGACCACGGAGACCCGGCTCGACTACGAGCCCGCGTCGGCAGGCGCGCTGGTGCCGGGTGTCACGCTCGCCGAGGCGGGCGATTCCTTCCCGACCCTGCGACTGCGGGAGCACGTCACGAGCGCACAGCTACGCGTCACGATCGCGGCGCATCTCGAGGCCGGCGCCCTCTACCGCTTCGAGCACGCCCGCATCGACGACTTCCACCAGAGCGGGCTCACACCGCTCAGCGACCCGGGCTCGATCTTCCTGGCCGACGTCGACCGCTCGTTCGCCGCGCACCTGTTCGGCGCCTGGCTGCGCGTCGGATTCTGA
- a CDS encoding glucose 1-dehydrogenase has product MILDRFHLQDRVALVTGASKGIGRGIALAFAEAGADLVLAARTAGDLERVAAEVRGLGRRALAVPCDVNERAQLEQLAERTWRELGRIDVLVNNAGGTPPKPALRTSEKMFEAALHFNVTSAFLLSRLVIPRMLERDGGAVLNISSGLSWMVDKGFVAYGTAKAALSHMTRLLAFELAPRVRVNAIAVGAIETDALRPFLEAVPAARAKLEAATPMGRIGQPEDVAAAALYLCSPAGAWVTGKIFEVDGGTVASNWPLELPAP; this is encoded by the coding sequence ATGATCCTCGATCGCTTCCACCTGCAGGACCGCGTCGCCCTCGTGACGGGCGCGAGCAAGGGCATCGGCCGCGGCATCGCGCTCGCCTTCGCGGAGGCCGGCGCAGACCTCGTGCTCGCCGCGCGCACGGCCGGGGACCTCGAGCGCGTCGCCGCGGAGGTGCGCGGCCTCGGCCGGCGTGCCCTCGCCGTGCCCTGCGACGTGAACGAGCGCGCGCAGCTCGAGCAGCTCGCCGAGCGCACCTGGCGCGAGCTCGGGCGGATCGACGTGCTCGTGAACAACGCGGGCGGCACGCCGCCGAAGCCGGCGCTGCGCACGAGCGAGAAGATGTTCGAGGCCGCGCTCCACTTCAACGTGACCTCGGCCTTCCTGCTCTCGCGGCTCGTGATCCCGCGCATGCTCGAGCGCGACGGGGGCGCCGTCCTCAACATCTCCTCGGGCCTGTCCTGGATGGTCGACAAGGGCTTCGTGGCCTACGGCACCGCCAAGGCCGCCCTCTCGCACATGACGCGCCTCCTGGCCTTCGAGCTGGCTCCGCGCGTGCGCGTGAACGCGATCGCGGTCGGTGCCATCGAGACCGACGCCCTGCGCCCCTTCCTCGAGGCGGTGCCCGCGGCGCGCGCGAAGCTCGAGGCCGCGACCCCGATGGGCCGCATCGGCCAGCCCGAGGACGTCGCCGCAGCCGCCCTCTACCTGTGCTCGCCGGCCGGCGCCTGGGTGACCGGCAAGATCTTCGAGGTCGACGGCGGCACGGTCGCCTCCAACTGGCCGCTCGAGCTGCCCGCCCCCTGA
- a CDS encoding endonuclease, producing the protein MSALRLLVPGLLLCLAPGAAPAGTFSVLTYNVAGLPEGLSSSHPATNHPLISPRLDLFDLVGVQEDFAYHELLVADLHHPYQSIKDTNPGPWGEELGYAFGDGLNSFSQLAFDGFTRVTWDECFGLVSNASDCLTPKGFSFQRHELAPGVFLDVYNWHADAGGDEEDRAARRSNTRQLAGFIDAHSAGHAVLVLGDTNSRYTRDGDVLPELLDTAGLTDVWIELERGGVLPPVGEALEDCADPSDGSCERVDKILYRSSAALALEPLDHEVLAALFTDAADEPLSDHDPVYALFRFTVVPEPGSAGPVAALAALLVYRGLRSGFHVPPPPPS; encoded by the coding sequence ATGTCCGCGCTGCGCCTGCTCGTCCCGGGGCTCCTCCTGTGCCTGGCGCCGGGCGCCGCCCCGGCCGGCACCTTCTCGGTCCTCACCTACAACGTGGCCGGGCTGCCGGAGGGCCTCTCCAGCTCCCACCCGGCCACGAACCATCCCCTCATCAGCCCGCGCCTCGATCTCTTCGACCTGGTCGGCGTCCAGGAGGACTTCGCCTACCACGAGCTCCTGGTCGCGGATCTCCACCATCCCTACCAGTCGATCAAGGACACGAACCCGGGCCCCTGGGGCGAGGAGCTCGGCTACGCGTTCGGCGACGGGCTCAACAGCTTCTCGCAGCTCGCCTTCGACGGCTTCACGCGGGTCACCTGGGACGAGTGCTTCGGTCTGGTCAGCAACGCCAGCGACTGCCTCACTCCGAAGGGCTTCTCGTTCCAGCGCCACGAGCTCGCGCCCGGCGTCTTCCTCGACGTCTACAACTGGCACGCCGACGCCGGCGGCGACGAGGAGGACCGCGCGGCGCGGCGCTCGAACACGCGCCAGCTAGCCGGCTTCATCGACGCCCACTCGGCGGGCCACGCGGTCCTGGTGCTCGGCGACACCAACAGCCGCTATACGCGCGACGGCGACGTGCTGCCCGAGCTGCTGGACACCGCCGGGCTCACGGACGTCTGGATCGAGCTCGAGCGCGGCGGCGTGCTGCCGCCCGTCGGTGAAGCGCTCGAGGACTGCGCGGACCCCTCGGACGGGAGCTGCGAGCGCGTCGACAAGATCCTCTATCGCAGCAGCGCCGCGCTCGCGCTCGAGCCGCTCGACCACGAGGTCCTGGCAGCGCTCTTCACCGACGCCGCGGACGAGCCGCTCTCGGACCACGACCCGGTCTACGCGCTGTTCCGCTTCACGGTGGTCCCGGAGCCGGGCTCGGCGGGGCCGGTCGCGGCGCTCGCCGCCCTCCTCGTGTATCGCGGGCTGCGCTCTGGTTTCCACGTGCCTCCCCCGCCGCCGTCCTGA